One Saimiri boliviensis isolate mSaiBol1 chromosome 7, mSaiBol1.pri, whole genome shotgun sequence genomic window, CCCTCACAGGCTTCTAGGCAGGTGGGTGGGGAAGGGATGGGAGAACAAGTTGGTCTTCACAGCAACCAGAAGACAGGGCTCCTAGACTTGGGGTCCGGTAGTGCCTGCCTCAGGCACTAATCCTGTTACTCATTCACTGAGCAATTAGCCAACTTGGAGGCTGCTCCTTGGACTTACACGGTCTTTGGTGACACGTGGCTCTCCCCACCTGGAAAGAGGAGGCAAGGAAGAGAGCAGAAAGGCTGGGGCTCCCCTTTCCCAGCTGGGGTCCCTAGGAGCTCGGTGATGAAATTTTATTTGAGCTCTTTCTTCTGCCAAGCCCAGGCTGCTTTTGGCCTCCCTCAACTGTCCCACAGCCAAGGGACAGGAGAGTGTTGGGTTGAGGTTTCCAGGAGTCCTCAAGAGCCCGGGACAGCTGGAGGGAGAGGGAGTGTGGCTGGGGGGAGGGAGTAGAGTGTCTTATTCCTCCAGTTCAGTCCTTCTCGATTCAGTCCTGTTAGAGACAGAATATTGacttgctgagaaaactttttgtctgaatgctAATTTTTCCTTGCAGCACCTAGGAATATGCATTTTGTCTCTACCAGGTCCCAAACAAGCCTTCCTTCTCCCCTACCAGCCTCACTCTATGGCTCCCAGATCTCCTGAATGGGGTTCCACACGGGGTAGGGGAGGTCTGCCAGGCCCGTGAGCACTTGGTCATCCCCACAGGTGGCTGTCCCAGATGTGGTCCAGGCTGCAGCGGATGCTGACATCCTGATCTTTGTGGTGCCACATCAGTTCATCGGCAAGATCTGCGACCAGCTCAAGGGCCACCTGAAGGCAAACGCCACTGGCATATCTCTTATTAAGGTGCCAGGGACACCTTCATGTGGATGGGGGAGGGTGCAGCTCACTGCTGTGGGGCTCAGGGTGGGTGAAGCAAGGAGAACAGAAAACGGCAGACGTGGGCCAAGAGTTTGTCGGATAGAAGGGAGGAAGTTGGCTCTGGAGAGGCTTAAGAAAGCAGTGAGGTGCTGGGGACTGATGGAAAGGAGGCTGAAGGGAGGAGATGAGAGATTGGTTTGGAGGTCCTGTTTCCTGGGGAGTTTGAGAGTTGTAAAGTGATGCGGGGGAATATGCGAAGGGGGCTAGTTTGAGAATGTGAGTAGCTGGTCTGGAGCAGGGACGGGTCTCTGAATGGACGTTTGTTGGGGCAGTCAGGCGGGGTTGCCTAGGGATATGGAGGGACCCGTTGCCTTGGAGAGGTAGGTTGGTTGAGGGTATGTGGCAGGAGAGTTTGTCACATGCTGTCTGGCCTCCTCACAGCAAACTTGAGTGGGGTTGGAATGGGGCAGGACCTCTGGGGAGGGACACAGATGACAATGGATTTGGAAGGGATAGAATTTCTGGGCGGAAGCCCGCAGGTGGGCACAAAGGGCACCTGGCCTGAGCTCCATCCTGTGCTCAGGGGGTAGATGAGGGCCCCAATGGGCTGAAGCTCATCTCCGAAGTGATTGGGGAGCGCCTCGGCATCTCCATGAGTGTGCTGATGGGGGCCAACATTGCCAGCGAGGTGGCTGATGAGAAGTTCTGTGAGACAACCATCGGTGAGAGCCCCCTGCCACCCACATACCCAGTGCATCTAGTTGCATCCCCTCCCCAAACTGCCCTAACCCCACTTAGCCATCTCCTTCCCAtaggcagagaaaggaagatcCAAGCTTCAGAGATGAAGGAGGCTGGGACACCCCCAGGGAAGGGGCTGCAGGGCCTGCTTAGGGCAAGTTCGGGAAGCACAGCGATGAGCCCTCCCTCAGAGCCGGTGcagtggtgcacctgtggtccccagctactcaagagactaaggctgaggtgggaggatcgcttgagcccaggagtttgagtccagcctggacaacatagagagaaccccgtctctatgaaataaatattttttttaaaagagtcctTCTCTCAAGTCTTGCCCCCTCCTCACTTTAGGCTGCAAGGACCCAGCCCAGGGACAACTTCTGAAAGAGCTGATGCAGACACCCAATTTCCGTATCACCGTGGTACAAGAGGTGGACACAGTAGAGATCTGTGGGGCCTTAAAGGTGAGAGGGGCACACAGTAGCTATGGGGTGAGGAGAAGGCCCCAAAGGAGGCCTGGCTGAGCTCTGCAACGCTGCAGGCACTCCAGGCTCTCGCTGTTGAGCAGTGGTTCCCCTTCCCTACCATGTCCCACGCATATAGGATGGGCTGCAGAAGCAAGGCCAGGGCCCTTCAGGCTGGCTGATTATTTACCATCAGACCGTGGACCCCCTTGTTCCCTTCCCACTTTAGCCCTGTGTGGAACCCCCTAGCACCTGGCTCCAGGAGGTGGTCCAGGGGGATGAGGAGATGCCCAGGCTAATAGGAGACAAGACATCCACGACACCCAGACAGACTCATGGCCAGAACTATGGATCCTGGACAGCTGTTGACTTGAGGGCTATAAAATGGAATAGTCATAGATGAGAGGGCCAACTAGAGAGAAGAGTGGTTTTCAGAAAATGTCTTCAAGGAGGGAGTATGGGGCAGGACTTAAGAAAGGGGGTGCAGCAAAGCAGGGGACCAAGaggcaaaaatattttaggaacCTACACACTATACCTCACTTATGCAGTGGGTATCATGGCTGATGAAAGGAACATGAGGGGGCTCCACATGGGGACTACAGGAGGGGGTCTTTCCTCATCGATGACCTCCGCTTCTTAAAGAATGTAGTGGCCGTGGGGGCTGGCTTCTGTGATGGCCTGGGCTTTGGCGACAACACCAAGGCGGCAGTGATTCGGCTGGGACTCATGGAGATGATAGCCTTCGCCAAGCTCTTCTGCAGTGGTCCTGTGTCCTCTGCCACCTTCTTGGAGAGCTGTGGTGTTGCTGACCTGATCACTACCTGCTATGGAGGGCGGAACCGGAAAGTGGCTGAGGCCTTTGCACGTACAGGAAAGGTGGGCCCCGGGAGAAGGGAGAACAGAGCGGGAGCCCTGTAGGCATCCGGGTAGAGGTGCTTGGCAGGAGGCATCTCTGGAGCACAAACATTAAGACTGCTGTGAACATCCCCATCCCTCTTTTCCTTTGAAGACCCCACTTCCATCTGAGTTCGTCTCTCCACCCCCCACTGATAGCCCTCCTCTCCCATTTCCATCTACTCGTCCTGTTTTCTGCACAGTCCATTGAGCAGCTGGAGAAAGAGATGCTGAATGGGCAGAAACTGCAGGGGCCCCAGACAGCCCGGGAGCTACACAGCATCCTCCAGCACAAGGGCCTGGTGGACAAGTAAGTGTTGGCCACAGCCCCACTGATTAAGGGAGCTATGGCCAGAAGTGCTTGCCCTGTTCATCTTCCTGCACCCACCACAAATCTGTGAAGTGGACAGAGAGGGGAGTGTTACCTTATGTTTCAGACAGAGTCCAGAACTTGCAGAGTCTGGCATTCCCATTGTCCCCCAGCTAGTTCGTGGTCTTTGAACTCCTTCCGGTCTAGTGCTCTTCACACTACATCACCTGGATCCCTTTGTGCCCCTCCTTCTTTGTCCTCTGCTCTGGGGATTGGAGCTCTGGGGCAGCAGAAATAAGCTcatcagccaggcgcagtggctcaagcctgtaatcccagcactttgggaggccaaagtgggcagatcacctgaggtcaggagttcgagaccagcctgaccaatacagagaaaccccgtctctactaaaaatacaaaattagccaggcgtgatggcgttTTCCTGTAATCTAGCTagtccggaggctgaggcaggggaatcgcttgaagtCGGAAGGCagaggtgttgcagtgagccgagattgcgccactgcattccagcctaggcaaaacagcaaaactccatctcaaaagaaagaaagaaagaaagcagcttATCCCACTTTTGTCCATCACTCCCAGTTTGAGTTTCTCCCCCAAGGCCAACCCATCTGTTCCCTGAATCCTGTCCTGGGTGTTGAGGTGTAAGGAGAACGATGGGCTCTGCTTCAAGGTGCTCCTTTTCAGGGAGCGGAAAGATAGCAGGGGTGACTGGGCTGATCAGAGCAGAGCTGTGCTGGTCTGAGAAAGACTCCTAGAAGAGAGTATGAAACAGGTTCAGAAGATTCACTCATGGCTGGTTATGGTAAAGCCTGGAAAAGGGAGCAGCTGGGCAAAAGgatgggaagaaagaaatgggcatttattgagcactttcacATCATACCTAATTACATCTTCACATACACAATCATATCTTCACTCCTTTGTTATACTGGccccgtttctttttttttttttttttttttttaatgagagggagtttcgctcttgttacccaggctggagtgcaatggcgcgatctcggctcactgcaacctctgcctcctgggttcaggcaattctcctgcctcagcctcctgagtagctgggattacaggcacgcgctaccatgcccagctaattttttgtatttttggtagagacggggtttcaccatgttgaccaggatggtctcgatctcttgacctcgtgatccacccgcctcggcctcccaaagtgctgggattacaggcttgagccaccgcgcccggccgctggCCCCGTTTtacactgagactcagagaggttaagtgggtTGCTCAATTGGCACAAAAAAATCCAAGCCAGAGAATCATGCCGGCCAGTTCAATATGGTAGGGAGCAGGGCAATTAGGAATCTGACCTTAAACCCAGGGCTAAGGATTCCACATTCTCAGCAGGTAGGAATTCACAGCCAGCTTTCCTGAGCTCCAAGGTAGGAGGGCAGGGGATGGGAGGGTTAGGTGGTGAGTGGAGGTGGGGGTAGAGCAGGCCAGGAGTGGGAGACTAAGCAGGGCCTTTCCCTCTCCAATCTAGGTTTCCCTTGTTCATGGCTGTGTACAAGGTGTGCTACGAGGGCCAGCCAGTGGGTGAATTTATCCGCTGCCTACAGAATCATCCGGAACATATGTGAGTGGGGTCAGGGCCCAGGCCAGGCCGCTTCTTTACCCCAATGGAGACCAGCAGAAGCCTGGGGTACCTAGTCATCAAGATCTCCAGGACTCCCAGGGAACAGAGTCTTCTCATCTTTTCACTGGAGGACAGGAGGCTATAGGGCTCAGATACACACTTGGAGATTCTGAACTGTCAAGTCACTGGCAGCCTCTTGCCACATTTGCCAGAAATGCAGTTGCCCTGTCCCTCTCCAGATGTAGGGCTTTCTCCTTGTCCTCTGGGAGGGGTGGAATCAAGTCCCAGTGATGCCTGCTTGgcggggtgggtgggtggagtgTGTGTGGGGAAGGGTAGGGGGAGAGGGTGGCAGGGCGCAGGGGCTGCCAGTGGCTGTCTCACAGAGACCAGGAATCCTGTTAAAGGGCAGAAGAAATAGCCATAGCAGGAATGAGGCAAGGATTGTCAGGGAGGGGTCTGGGCTTCTGAGCTGATGCAGGCCTCACGGACCCCTTTGCTGACCTTTGCCAGGACCCACACAGCTTCAGTGGATCTCAGTGTTTGTTAACAAAATACAAAGATCTCAACCCCCTTCTAGCTTCTCCTAGCAACATCTGCGTCCTCAGAAACCTCTGgtcctcccctttccccctcccccaggctgCCCTGGCACCCGAGTTGCTTCCATGCTGGCATCTCTAGCTGGGTGGCTTGACATTCTCCCCAGGGACTTCCCGGTTCCTAGTTCTTTGCCAGCTCCTCCCCGTTCGTGTGACCTTTCCAAGccctccctcaccctccctgCCAGCACCCTCTTTGGGGAGCAGGAACTTAATCTGCTGACAGAGCTATACCTTTTACAACAGGCTCAGATCACTGGGCTCCCTGTGACCTTTGTGTTCGCCCGGCCTCCCTTCTCAGTAGCTCTAGCTGGGGGAGGTGTCAGCTGGGCCCCTCCTGTGCTATCTCCCCAGAGGATATCCCTGACTCCACCCCTTTCCTCCTCCCAAACCCTGCACCTCTTCAGCTGCTCCAGACTGGCCAGGGTAACCAGCTAACCCGTGCCTGGCATCTGGAAGCCAGCAGGCCGGAGGGTGGCCCAAAGGCTGACGAAGGCTAGGGAAAGGTGAGCAGGTGGGTGGGTATCAATATTCCAAGTGCAGCTCTTTGCTAAATGAGGGCCTCCTTGTGAGGTACTGACCACACCGCACCTCACTAGCTGTGAaactgaggaggaagaaaataaaaaccaccctACTTCCTGGGGTGAGGGAAGAACAGGAGCGGGGGAGGAGGAGAGTGCTCTGCACTGGCCTTGATCCAGGATGGGGTGGCAGCATTAGAATGTCACAGGTCAGCAGCCTAGGCCTCCAGCTATAAATAATCCGAGGGCCCGAGAGGCTCCCGCCCGTCCAGCAGGGGTCTCAGCTTCCTGTGTGgcagcacctggcacagtggctctggCCAGCATTATGCTAAAGCCCTCTTACTCTCCCACGAGCCAGGGAGGCGGGCTCCTCTCTGCGCCTAGCCGTTGAGAATTCTGTCTTACCAGTGAAGGGCGGAGCTGCCCAGATCAGGCAGCAAGAGTGAGGGCCACAGGCCTGGCTGAGCCCAGGTCTGGGCACTGAGTAACTTCACAGCTGCCTCCCCAGGAGGTTAAGGTggaggcaaaggggaagcttCAAACACTTTTGCCTACTTTTGTTCATCAGGTCCACCTGTCTACCCAATAAAGCGTGTTTTTCCAGAAACAGGAAGAGCTGGGAGAGGTAGCTTCAGTGCATGTGGCAGTGCGTGTGCTAGCGTGTATCATTACACGTATGTTTTCCCTCTTACcgtaggaaaaatgaaaaaagaaatccctCCTCCATAATCGCAGCCACTCCAGGGATCAGCGGCGGTACCCACTCAGtaccctcctctctctcccctctcccgccAGCGCCCCTTCCCGCCCGCAAGCTGGCTCCCAGCCTTCCCCGCGCTTCTTAGGGGCTTTATCATGCCTCCTGCAAAAAGAGAGGTCATACACGAGACAGAAACGTTAGACACTCATCCCTCATGCCCATTCCTTGGTTACGGCCCAAGCTGCCCCATCCTTGGCAGTCAAGGCCTCGCGGTGCCCCTCCGGTCCCTACCTGGACTCGGCCCGCAGCCTGGCTCTAGGGGGCGCGCGGTCCACCTCCAGAAGGCCCCCTTCGAGAATCTACCTAGCTACTGTAGACGTCATCATGCTGTAGGCCGGGGATTGGCTGACTCTGATTGATTTAGCATCCTAACACTTCCGGTTCCGGAGCTTGGCTCGCCAAAGACCCTCCCTCGAGGGAGCGAAACCACAGCCCCCAGAATTCAGCGGGCCTCTCGGAGAGCACGGCGAGTCTGAGGATGCGTAGTAAAGATAACGGGCCCGGAAGCCGGAAGTTCAAAGCCGGCCTCCAGCCGGAGTGGTGGCCGTCGGGAACTGCCGCCTTGGTGGGAGGAGTTATGCAGCGTCTGACGCGCGGTTCCCTTTCTAGCGTCTCAAGCCGAATCCTAGAGGCTAACCCGGCAGGTGGGAGGGAAAAAGTCGCCTTCCGCACCAATAGCTGAGGCGTTCCGGGTTGTCCAGGGACGCTACCCTCTCGTGTCTGGTTCTGAGTGCTGCGTTCTGGCGTGCTGGAAAGTTGCGCAGACAGTGGCGGTGAGACGCTGCCTGCCTGAGGAGGCCTCGGTTGGACGCGAAGGAGCTGCAGTATCCAGGTACGCCGCCGGCTAGGGCCGAGCAGGGGCCGCCGATCCCGCTGCTTGCGCGTGCACCTGGGTCAGCCTCCGCTGGCCGCGTCCTCCCATTCCCCAGTCTTCAGGCCTGGTGCCCTTGAATTCTGTCACCCTCGTCTGCTGCGCCGCGGACCGTGAGCCGCACTGTTTCCTGCCCAAGCCCTTCGCGGCAGTAGTTCGGCCTTGCTAGCGCTCAGCGCTGATCCTGTCAAATTCGACTCCTGCCTGGCGTCTCGACCCTCCACGCGCTTACTCCAAATGCCCCTTCTTCGCCTTAGAGAGCTCTGCGCCCTGATAAGTGGCTCTCCGGAGCACCCTTCGTGCATATCGGTCATCCAGCTCCACCTCTTGGCCGCTTTCACTTCCTGGAATGCTCTCCCTGCTCCTCTTCTCCAGCCCACCCTTCTAAAAAGACAGTTCCACCCCCACCCCGATTCCCACCCCTACACCTTTCTGCTAACTTTTCTCGAGCCCCCACCCTGTCTCTGAGCTCTTGTTTCTGAACTCTCATAGTACTTCTCCACCATACCATAGGCTCCGTTATGACAGAAGCCATGTTCTTTTTAGTGTCCTTCATAGcaggatgtattttattttattttatttttgagacagggtcttgctttgtagcTTAggctgcaggcacgcaccactacgcccggcctttttttttttttttttttttttttaaatagagacatggtctcgctatgttgcccagcctggtctccaactcctgagctcaagccatcctcccgcctcggcctcttgggattaccagtgtgagccaccgcgcccagccgatatACTTCCTAAGTGCTGAATAAAAGTAG contains:
- the GPD1 gene encoding glycerol-3-phosphate dehydrogenase [NAD(+)], cytoplasmic; this translates as MASKKVCIVGSGNWGSAIAKIVGGNAAQLAQFDSRVTMWVFEEDIGGKKLTEIINTQHENVKYLPGHKLPSNVVAVPDVVQAAADADILIFVVPHQFIGKICDQLKGHLKANATGISLIKGVDEGPNGLKLISEVIGERLGISMSVLMGANIASEVADEKFCETTIGCKDPAQGQLLKELMQTPNFRITVVQEVDTVEICGALKNVVAVGAGFCDGLGFGDNTKAAVIRLGLMEMIAFAKLFCSGPVSSATFLESCGVADLITTCYGGRNRKVAEAFARTGKSIEQLEKEMLNGQKLQGPQTARELHSILQHKGLVDKFPLFMAVYKVCYEGQPVGEFIRCLQNHPEHM